A section of the Sphaerobacter thermophilus DSM 20745 genome encodes:
- the cysS gene encoding cysteine--tRNA ligase, translating into MRLYNSLTQRKEEFTPLNGKTVRMYVCGITPYDTTHMGHAMTYLTFDVINRYCQHLGWRVKYVQNVTDIDDDILRKAREVGEPWDRLGDRYIRQFQEDLNSINILPPSVYPRASEEIPTIIEMISTLVERGMAYVRDGNVYFRVASDPDYGHLCRCSTEEMIALSAERGADPNDPRKENPLDFILWQAQQPGEPAWDSPWGPGRPGWHIECSAMAYRYLGPQIDIHGGGGDLIYPHHESEIAQTEAYTQKEPFARFWVHVAMVRYQGEKMSKSLGNLVLVRDVLRDHTADALRLYLLSNHYRESFEYQDDGPARFEPLADLLRRAVRLPGGSGPALDVADTHRAFTDAIGDDLDTPTGIQVLREMGEQVISAAEAGRDVTEARELLRQAAGILGLQGTR; encoded by the coding sequence GTGCGTCTCTACAACTCGCTCACGCAGCGCAAGGAAGAGTTCACGCCGCTCAACGGCAAGACCGTTCGAATGTACGTCTGTGGCATCACGCCCTACGACACCACGCACATGGGCCATGCCATGACGTACCTGACCTTCGACGTCATCAACCGCTACTGCCAGCACCTCGGGTGGCGGGTGAAGTATGTCCAGAACGTCACCGACATCGACGACGATATCCTCCGTAAGGCGCGCGAGGTTGGTGAGCCCTGGGACCGCTTGGGAGACCGCTACATCCGGCAGTTCCAGGAGGACCTGAATAGCATCAACATCCTCCCACCCTCTGTCTACCCTCGGGCCAGCGAAGAGATCCCGACCATCATCGAGATGATCTCAACACTGGTCGAGCGCGGGATGGCCTACGTGCGCGACGGCAACGTCTACTTCCGGGTGGCCAGCGACCCCGACTACGGGCACCTCTGTCGATGCAGCACCGAAGAGATGATCGCCCTCTCGGCCGAGCGCGGCGCCGACCCCAACGACCCCCGCAAGGAGAACCCGCTCGACTTCATCCTCTGGCAGGCCCAGCAACCGGGTGAGCCTGCCTGGGACAGCCCCTGGGGTCCCGGGCGGCCCGGCTGGCACATCGAGTGCAGCGCGATGGCCTACCGCTACCTCGGCCCTCAAATCGACATCCACGGCGGCGGTGGCGACCTGATTTATCCCCACCATGAGAGCGAGATCGCCCAGACCGAGGCGTACACGCAGAAGGAGCCGTTCGCGCGCTTCTGGGTCCACGTGGCCATGGTCCGGTACCAGGGCGAGAAGATGAGCAAGTCGCTGGGGAACCTGGTGCTGGTGCGCGACGTGCTCCGTGACCACACGGCCGACGCGCTGCGGCTCTACCTCCTCAGCAACCACTACCGCGAGTCGTTCGAGTATCAGGACGACGGCCCGGCGCGCTTCGAGCCGCTGGCCGATCTGCTCCGCCGTGCCGTGCGCCTGCCGGGCGGGAGCGGCCCGGCGCTCGATGTTGCCGATACCCACCGTGCCTTCACGGACGCCATCGGCGACGACCTCGACACCCCGACCGGCATCCAGGTGCTGCGCGAGATGGGCGAGCAGGTCATCTCCGCCGCCGAGGCGGGCCGCGACGTGACCGAAGCCCGCGAACTGCTGCGCCAGGCCGCGGGCATCCTCGGCCTGCAGGGGACGCGGTAG
- a CDS encoding UbiA family prenyltransferase translates to MDRPTAPQRRAATLRAYRDLPHPWAVLLVIAALALFGLLATRGRPEPVRFALLLLSALGGQIAIGALNEYCDRELDAAAGRAKPIPSGLISPRAALRVTAGGLALMLVAGAPLGLLPLALVGLGTGAGLAYDLWLKPTRWSWVPYLVALPLLPICAWVTLARFDPRLLLLYPLGALMVLAVHLAQSLPDAASDRAAGAGTLVARLGRDRALAACLGAAALGATQVAIAALWLTDRPLPALLAAGAVLLALGAARLTHTRAPGRVEHHLFKVIGAGAVALGFGWLVALGV, encoded by the coding sequence ATGGATCGACCCACCGCTCCCCAGCGGCGCGCCGCGACTCTGCGCGCATACCGCGACTTACCGCACCCGTGGGCGGTGCTGCTCGTGATCGCCGCCCTCGCACTCTTCGGTCTGCTCGCCACCAGGGGGCGCCCCGAACCGGTCCGCTTCGCCCTCCTTCTCCTCTCAGCCCTGGGTGGGCAGATCGCGATCGGTGCGCTGAACGAGTACTGCGACCGCGAGCTGGACGCCGCCGCCGGCCGCGCCAAGCCGATCCCGTCCGGCCTCATCTCCCCCCGTGCCGCGCTCAGGGTGACGGCCGGGGGGTTGGCGCTGATGCTGGTGGCAGGCGCGCCGCTGGGGTTGCTGCCCCTTGCGCTGGTCGGCCTCGGAACGGGCGCCGGGCTCGCCTACGACCTCTGGCTCAAGCCGACCCGCTGGTCCTGGGTTCCGTACCTCGTGGCGTTGCCGCTACTGCCGATCTGTGCCTGGGTCACGCTGGCACGCTTCGACCCGCGCCTGCTCCTCCTCTACCCGCTCGGGGCGCTCATGGTCCTTGCCGTCCACCTGGCCCAGTCGCTCCCCGACGCCGCCAGCGACCGAGCGGCCGGAGCCGGCACCCTCGTCGCCCGGCTCGGCCGGGACCGCGCGCTCGCCGCCTGCCTGGGCGCGGCGGCGCTCGGCGCCACGCAGGTGGCGATCGCGGCGCTCTGGCTCACCGACCGGCCCCTGCCCGCGCTGCTCGCGGCCGGGGCAGTGCTCCTCGCGCTCGGCGCCGCCCGCCTGACCCACACCCGCGCTCCGGGGCGCGTCGAGCACCACCTCTTCAAGGTTATCGGCGCCGGGGCTGTCGCCCTGGGGTTCGGATGGCTCGTGGCTCTCGGTGTGTGA
- a CDS encoding tartrate dehydrogenase, whose protein sequence is MQRYRIAVIAGDGIGREVIPAGKAVLEAAVAGSAELVWTDLPWGSDYYRETGAMMPADGIETLKGFDAIYLGAVGDPPHIPDHVTLWGLMLPIRKALDMHVNVRPIRLLPGITGPLRDKGPADIDMIFVRENTEGEYAGVGGRIHVGTPYEVALQTAVFSRFNVERVVRYAFELARTRRRHLTSVTKSNAQQYSMVFWDEVVAAVAADYPDVEVQSLLVDAAAALMVRAPERFDVVVASNLFADILTDLGGALMGSLGLAPSANLTADPALPSLFEPIHGSAPDIAGRGVANPLGAIWAGAMMLEHLGEADAAARVMRAIEATTAEGTTLTPDLGGTASTDQVAERVIAHLSAS, encoded by the coding sequence GTGCAGCGCTACCGCATCGCCGTCATCGCCGGGGACGGGATCGGCCGGGAGGTCATTCCGGCGGGCAAGGCCGTCCTCGAAGCCGCCGTTGCCGGATCAGCCGAGCTGGTCTGGACCGATCTCCCCTGGGGCAGTGATTACTACCGCGAAACCGGCGCGATGATGCCCGCCGACGGAATCGAGACGCTGAAGGGGTTCGACGCCATCTACCTCGGCGCGGTCGGCGACCCGCCTCACATCCCCGACCACGTCACCCTCTGGGGCCTGATGCTCCCCATCCGCAAGGCGCTGGACATGCACGTCAACGTCCGCCCGATCCGCCTGCTGCCGGGCATCACCGGCCCGCTGCGGGACAAAGGCCCGGCCGACATCGACATGATCTTCGTCCGCGAGAACACCGAAGGGGAGTACGCGGGGGTCGGCGGTCGCATCCACGTCGGCACGCCGTACGAGGTCGCGCTGCAAACGGCCGTCTTCTCGCGCTTCAACGTCGAGCGGGTCGTCCGCTACGCCTTCGAGCTGGCGCGCACCCGCCGGCGGCACCTGACCAGCGTCACCAAGAGCAACGCGCAGCAGTACAGCATGGTCTTCTGGGACGAGGTGGTCGCGGCCGTGGCCGCGGATTACCCCGACGTCGAGGTCCAGTCGCTGCTGGTCGACGCCGCGGCGGCGCTGATGGTCCGCGCGCCCGAACGGTTCGACGTGGTGGTCGCCAGCAACCTCTTCGCCGACATCCTGACCGATCTGGGCGGCGCCCTGATGGGCAGCCTGGGTCTGGCCCCCAGCGCCAACCTCACGGCCGATCCGGCGCTCCCCTCACTCTTCGAGCCGATCCACGGCAGCGCCCCCGACATCGCCGGCCGGGGTGTGGCCAACCCGCTCGGCGCCATCTGGGCCGGCGCGATGATGCTGGAGCACCTGGGCGAGGCGGACGCCGCCGCACGGGTCATGCGCGCCATCGAAGCCACCACTGCTGAAGGGACGACCCTTACCCCCGACCTCGGCGGCACCGCCTCCACCGACCAGGTCGCCGAGCGCGTGATCGCTCACCTGTCCGCTAGCTGA